The proteins below are encoded in one region of Chaetodon trifascialis isolate fChaTrf1 chromosome 11, fChaTrf1.hap1, whole genome shotgun sequence:
- the tmem125b gene encoding transmembrane protein 125, with protein MPEMQTVYQPRHTIHHPPGLYLDPTRVQRRVLEDQVELWWFRQPRRSLLCYCASVALILGLGFSGVGLLSTTTSLSGEWRLGVGTTLCLLALAVLLKQLLSSAIQDMNCVRSRRRIDQLKSGGRADPALILAVGLAVMLCGAVLLCMATIGSRGHDSKEMLVSSLMLMAAGAGMALAVVGYSMLIYLKRRREQRRRRMMRVSRARRLGSRAVRVFSVSGEQMSQARREASSSRTSLI; from the coding sequence ATGCCTGAGATGCAGACCGTCTACCAGCCCCGCCACACCATCCATCACCCCCCAGGTCTCTATCTGGACCCCACCCGAGTGCAGCGGCGTGTCCTGGAAGATCAAGTGGAGCTGTGGTGGTTCAGACAGCCGCGCCGCTCCCTGTTGTGCTACTGTGCCTCAGTGGCCCTCATACTGGGACTGGGCTTCAGTGGTGTGggcctcctctccaccaccaccagcctgTCCGGGGAGTGGCGCCTTGGGGTGGGCACCACGCTCTGCCTCTTGGCCCTGGCTGTTCTGCTcaagcagcttctcagctctgcCATCCAGGACATGAACTGTGTGCGTAGCCGACGTCGAATCGACCAGCTGAAGAGCGGCGGGAGGGCTGACCCAGCACTTATCTTAGCTGTAGGGCTGGCTGTGATGCTCTGCGGAGCGGTGCTTCTCTGCATGGCCACAATCGGCAGCCGAGGTCACGACAGCAAGGAAATGTTGGTGTCTAGTCTGATGCTGATGGCTGCTGGGGCAGGCATGGCTCTCGCTGTAGTGGGCTACAGCATGCTCATCTACCTTAAAAGAagaagggagcagaggaggaggaggatgatgagagTGAGCAGAGCGAGGAGGCTGGGGAGTCGAGCCGTCAGGGTGTTCAGTGTCTCAGGAGAACAGATGAGCCAGGCCAGGAGAGAGGCTTCCTCCAGCAGGACCAGCCTGATCTGA